One region of Collinsella aerofaciens ATCC 25986 genomic DNA includes:
- a CDS encoding response regulator transcription factor → MRILIVEDERALCATIARSLRNLAYSVDCCHDGREALDLLGVEVFDLVVLDLNLPHVDGMTVLGELRKTDCETKVLILSARGEVSDKVAGLDAGANDYLTKPFHLDELAARIRSLTLRRFTQSDVVLTCRKLRFDTKARIASVDSETLSLTRKETGILEYLMLNQGRPVSQEELIEHVWDSSVNSFSNATRVHISSLRKKLRIALGYDPIRNRIGEGYVMEDSE, encoded by the coding sequence ATGCGTATTTTGATCGTCGAGGACGAGCGAGCACTATGCGCCACGATCGCACGCAGTTTGCGAAACTTGGCGTACAGCGTCGACTGCTGCCACGATGGACGGGAGGCGCTCGACCTGCTGGGCGTCGAAGTCTTTGACCTCGTGGTACTCGACCTCAATCTTCCCCATGTCGACGGCATGACCGTGCTCGGGGAACTTAGGAAAACCGATTGCGAGACCAAGGTACTGATTCTGTCCGCGCGTGGCGAAGTGTCCGATAAAGTCGCCGGACTCGATGCCGGCGCCAACGATTACCTTACCAAGCCGTTTCATCTGGACGAGCTTGCGGCAAGGATCCGCAGCCTTACCCTCAGACGCTTTACACAAAGCGACGTAGTTTTAACCTGCAGAAAGCTCCGCTTTGACACCAAGGCGCGCATCGCTTCCGTGGACAGCGAGACTTTATCTCTTACGCGCAAGGAAACGGGAATCTTGGAATACCTGATGCTTAATCAGGGACGTCCGGTAAGCCAAGAGGAGCTTATCGAGCACGTTTGGGATAGCAGCGTGAACAGCTTTAGCAACGCGACCCGCGTTCATATCTCGTCACTCCGCAAAAAGCTACGCATCGCTTTGGGATACGA
- a CDS encoding CD1871A family CXXC motif-containing protein has product MFKAVKPVVQVALLIVGIAMVCFGVMRGEADAVLAKAIRLCLECIGIG; this is encoded by the coding sequence TTGTTCAAAGCGGTAAAACCCGTGGTACAGGTCGCTTTGTTGATCGTCGGAATTGCCATGGTGTGCTTTGGCGTTATGCGTGGCGAGGCGGATGCCGTGCTGGCCAAAGCGATTAGGCTGTGCTTGGAGTGTATCGGAATTGGATAA
- a CDS encoding 4Fe-4S binding protein — MDKRENTASHVLAQFRGFIQAAATLITNIHLPNFAKGSIYQGAGKTVCVPGLNCYSCPAASGACPIGSFQSVVGSSKFNFSYYVTGTLILLGVLLGRFVCGFLCPFGWLQELLHKIPGKKLSTKKLKPLTYIKYVVLLFAVVLLPVLVVNDVGMGDPFFCKYICPQGVLEGAIPLAIANAGIRSALGQLFTWKLVVLIAVVVLSVLLYRPFCKWICPLGAFYALMNKVSLLGIQVDACKCVSCGKCSRVCQMDVDVVRAPNHAECIRCGKCIGACPVDAISYRYGLDVSAEKLPLTADKK, encoded by the coding sequence TTGGATAAAAGAGAAAACACTGCGTCGCATGTTTTGGCCCAATTTCGCGGATTCATTCAGGCGGCGGCAACACTTATTACCAACATTCACCTGCCAAACTTTGCCAAAGGAAGCATCTATCAGGGCGCGGGAAAAACAGTCTGCGTACCTGGACTTAATTGCTATTCGTGTCCCGCGGCATCGGGTGCGTGCCCCATCGGGTCGTTCCAGTCGGTGGTAGGTTCATCCAAGTTCAACTTTTCTTACTATGTTACCGGTACGCTCATTTTGCTCGGCGTGCTGCTGGGACGTTTTGTATGCGGCTTTCTGTGCCCGTTTGGCTGGCTGCAGGAGCTGCTTCATAAGATTCCCGGCAAAAAGCTTTCGACAAAAAAGCTCAAGCCGCTCACGTACATCAAGTACGTCGTGTTGCTGTTTGCCGTGGTGCTGCTACCCGTCTTGGTGGTTAACGACGTGGGCATGGGCGACCCGTTCTTTTGTAAGTACATCTGTCCGCAGGGTGTGCTCGAGGGCGCCATTCCGCTGGCCATTGCCAATGCCGGCATTCGATCTGCGTTGGGACAGCTCTTTACTTGGAAACTTGTCGTTCTCATTGCCGTGGTAGTGCTGAGCGTTTTGCTCTATCGCCCCTTCTGCAAATGGATTTGCCCGCTCGGCGCATTCTATGCGCTCATGAATAAGGTGTCCTTGTTGGGGATTCAGGTCGACGCGTGCAAATGCGTCTCGTGCGGCAAGTGTTCAAGGGTTTGTCAGATGGACGTTGATGTGGTCCGCGCGCCCAATCATGCCGAATGTATCCGGTGCGGAAAGTGCATCGGGGCCTGCCCCGTCGATGCCATCAGCTATCGCTATGGCCTGGATGTGTCGGCGGAAAAGCTTCCCTTGACCGCCGATAAAAAGTAA
- a CDS encoding TlpA family protein disulfide reductase codes for MKLSKIAALFMVPVLALCLVACSAPGGNASESASSDPKIAELTAQKPANADEAAELYAKLMQKENEIFSSDNALWEKVFNAANKDSAMIEDGSNYGDFLLKTIDGAKDEFTADELKTLKAGAQQIKEIEDKLESLEKEFPGCGSTPSAGESVDASTAGMTAGANASSEATKFPSFTGKDLDGNDVNSDELFSKNKVTVMNFWFTTCKPCVGELGDLEKLNQELAEKGGQVVGVNSFTLDGNKGEIADAKDVLSKKGVTYKNIWFKSDSEAGKFTSNLFSFPTTYVIDQNGNIVGDPIVGAISSAEQRAALDKLIDQAIANSEQ; via the coding sequence ATGAAGCTTTCTAAGATTGCGGCCCTGTTTATGGTGCCGGTATTGGCCTTGTGCCTTGTGGCATGTTCGGCGCCCGGTGGCAATGCGAGCGAATCTGCGAGCTCCGATCCTAAGATCGCAGAACTCACTGCGCAGAAGCCGGCCAATGCCGACGAGGCCGCCGAGCTGTATGCGAAGCTCATGCAGAAGGAGAACGAGATCTTTTCGAGTGATAACGCGCTGTGGGAAAAGGTATTCAATGCAGCAAATAAAGACTCGGCAATGATTGAGGATGGCAGCAATTACGGCGATTTCCTGCTCAAGACCATCGACGGCGCTAAGGATGAGTTTACGGCGGATGAGCTTAAGACGCTCAAGGCTGGTGCGCAGCAGATCAAGGAGATCGAGGACAAGCTCGAGAGCTTGGAGAAGGAGTTCCCCGGCTGTGGAAGCACGCCGAGCGCAGGCGAGAGCGTCGACGCTTCGACCGCTGGCATGACGGCTGGTGCCAATGCTTCGAGCGAGGCGACGAAGTTCCCCAGCTTTACGGGCAAAGACCTGGATGGCAACGACGTGAACAGCGACGAGCTGTTCTCTAAGAACAAGGTCACCGTCATGAACTTCTGGTTCACTACTTGCAAGCCGTGCGTGGGCGAGCTGGGCGATCTTGAGAAGCTGAATCAGGAGCTTGCCGAGAAGGGCGGCCAGGTCGTGGGCGTCAATTCCTTTACGCTCGATGGCAACAAGGGCGAGATCGCAGATGCCAAGGACGTGCTGAGCAAGAAGGGCGTGACATATAAGAACATCTGGTTCAAGTCGGATAGCGAGGCCGGTAAGTTCACGTCAAATTTGTTCTCGTTCCCGACAACGTATGTCATCGATCAGAACGGCAACATCGTAGGGGATCCAATCGTGGGAGCCATCAGCTCCGCCGAGCAGCGCGCAGCACTCGACAAGCTTATCGACCAGGCGATTGCGAATAGCGAGCAGTAA